In a single window of the Candidatus Aminicenantes bacterium genome:
- a CDS encoding M24 family metallopeptidase: protein SEKELADWITRQREKMGLAAAWEVSSCPAVFSGPQEIGAHSAPTGNILRPGHVFNVDFGVVVDKYCSDLQRTWYILRPGEKEAPREVQNGFIALIESIRLSFAALKPGVRGLDIDQIARGYIVSQGYEEYPHALGHQVGRYSHDGGALLAPAWERYGNLPFIPLEKDQVFTIEPRIYIKNFGVTTVEEMAVITADGAEYLSQPQRELFLVKPK from the coding sequence TGAGCGAAAAGGAGCTGGCCGACTGGATCACTCGCCAGCGTGAAAAAATGGGCCTGGCCGCGGCCTGGGAAGTGAGCAGCTGCCCGGCGGTGTTCAGCGGTCCCCAGGAGATCGGCGCCCATTCTGCCCCCACCGGCAACATCCTGCGCCCGGGACATGTTTTTAATGTGGATTTCGGGGTGGTGGTGGACAAGTATTGTTCCGACCTGCAAAGGACCTGGTACATCCTGCGACCTGGTGAAAAAGAAGCGCCCCGCGAAGTGCAAAACGGGTTCATTGCGCTCATCGAATCGATCCGCCTCTCTTTTGCAGCCCTTAAGCCTGGCGTGCGCGGTCTGGATATCGACCAGATCGCCCGCGGTTATATCGTCTCCCAGGGTTACGAAGAATATCCCCATGCCCTCGGCCACCAGGTGGGCCGCTACTCCCACGATGGCGGCGCCTTGCTGGCCCCAGCCTGGGAAAGGTATGGCAACCTGCCGTTCATTCCATTGGAAAAGGACCAAGTATTCACCATTGAACCGCGGATATACATCAAGAATTTTGGCGTGACTACGGTCGAGGAAATGGCGGTCATCACTGCCGACGGCGCCGAGTACCTTTCACAGCCTCAGCGAGAATTATTTCTGGTAAAACCAAAATAA
- a CDS encoding lipoyl synthase: protein MNQLTNAGAIRKKKPEWLKTRLPGGDAYFALKNRLEKKVLQTICQSARCPNIHECWNGNQATFLIMGNICSRDCRFCAVASGKPLDLDQAEGQKVLQMAQMMNLGYAVITSVTRDDVPDKGSAHFAGVIRALKQGRPQIKIEVLVPDFDGCSRFLDRVLDAGPDVLAHNVETVPLLYPAVNRRAVAF, encoded by the coding sequence ATGAACCAATTGACGAATGCTGGAGCGATCCGCAAGAAGAAGCCCGAGTGGCTCAAGACGCGCCTGCCGGGCGGGGACGCCTATTTCGCCCTGAAGAACAGATTAGAAAAAAAAGTTTTGCAAACAATCTGCCAGAGCGCCCGTTGCCCGAACATTCATGAATGCTGGAACGGCAACCAGGCCACGTTCCTGATCATGGGCAATATCTGCAGCCGTGACTGCCGTTTTTGCGCGGTCGCCAGCGGCAAACCGCTGGATCTGGATCAGGCGGAAGGCCAAAAAGTTCTGCAGATGGCCCAAATGATGAACCTGGGGTACGCGGTGATCACATCCGTGACACGCGATGATGTCCCCGACAAGGGCAGTGCTCATTTTGCCGGCGTGATCCGGGCATTGAAACAGGGGCGCCCGCAAATAAAAATTGAGGTCCTGGTTCCCGATTTTGATGGCTGCAGCCGATTTCTTGACCGGGTACTTGACGCCGGTCCTGACGTTCTGGCCCATAACGTGGAGACGGTACCCTTATTGTATCCTGCCGTCAACCGCCGGGCGGTCGCTTTC
- a CDS encoding lipoyl synthase: protein ILEHGKKRGWITKTGVMVGLGETVAEIEALFSILRNSGVDVLTMGQYLQPDSRSLPVKRYYSPGEFDALKESALACGFLGVESGPFVRSSYHAEQLFKAVVN from the coding sequence ATTTTGGAGCACGGCAAGAAAAGGGGCTGGATCACCAAAACGGGAGTGATGGTCGGCCTGGGTGAGACGGTCGCCGAAATCGAGGCATTGTTCTCCATATTGCGGAACAGTGGAGTAGATGTCCTGACCATGGGCCAGTACCTGCAGCCTGACAGCCGCAGTCTCCCGGTCAAGCGCTATTATTCTCCCGGTGAATTCGACGCTCTGAAGGAATCGGCCTTGGCTTGTGGATTTTTGGGAGTGGAGTCCGGTCCGTTTGTCCGCAGTTCGTACCATGCCGAGCAATTATTCAAGGCGGTGGTTAATTGA